One Alphaproteobacteria bacterium genomic window carries:
- the rplI gene encoding 50S ribosomal protein L9, giving the protein MQLILLERVRNLGFMGDIVTVKSGYGRNYLLPQGKALRASDANMKVFESRKSALEAKNIERRQEAEKFAAKMKSVTIILERNASELGQLYGSVTDRDVVDFLETQGFKLERRQIHLTAPIKQVSVSSVQIVLHPEVDFTLPISVAATLDEATKQLREPSKSAEEKKAEKDAQAAAEAAKWEASNSIDDIEDSSEEE; this is encoded by the coding sequence ATGCAACTGATCCTCCTCGAACGAGTCCGCAATCTAGGCTTCATGGGCGACATCGTCACAGTGAAGAGTGGCTATGGCCGTAATTACCTTCTTCCGCAGGGAAAGGCTTTACGCGCGTCTGATGCAAACATGAAGGTGTTTGAATCACGCAAATCTGCGCTTGAAGCAAAAAACATTGAACGGCGTCAAGAAGCAGAGAAATTTGCTGCAAAGATGAAGTCCGTTACAATTATTCTTGAACGAAACGCCAGTGAACTTGGGCAACTATACGGCTCTGTTACAGACCGTGACGTTGTTGATTTTCTTGAGACACAAGGTTTTAAACTTGAACGTCGTCAGATTCATCTTACGGCTCCCATTAAACAAGTCAGTGTATCGTCTGTGCAAATTGTTTTGCACCCTGAGGTTGATTTTACACTCCCCATTAGTGTTGCTGCAACACTTGATGAAGCTACGAAGCAACTGCGCGAGCCATCAAAATCGGCTGAAGAAAAGAAAGCTGAAAAAGATGCACAAGCCGCTGCTGAAGCAGCTAAGTGGGAAGCAAGCAATAGTATTGATGACATAGAAGATAGTTCAGAGGAAGAATAA
- a CDS encoding 30S ribosomal protein S18: MAYPSNQSGSRTSSYTPGRSDDRSSAQGGNRKPFFKRRRSCPFSGKDAIAIDYKDVRMLQRYVTERGRIMPRRITGISAAAQRNLSKAIKRARFLALLPYVVK; encoded by the coding sequence ATGGCATACCCATCAAATCAATCAGGAAGCCGCACATCATCCTATACGCCAGGGCGTTCCGATGATCGTTCGTCAGCACAGGGCGGTAATAGAAAGCCCTTTTTTAAGCGCCGTCGTTCATGCCCTTTTTCAGGTAAAGATGCCATTGCTATCGACTACAAGGATGTGCGCATGCTGCAGCGGTATGTAACAGAACGTGGCCGTATTATGCCACGGCGCATTACCGGTATCTCAGCCGCTGCTCAACGCAATCTTTCTAAAGCTATTAAGCGTGCGCGTTTTCTAGCTTTGCTTCCCTACGTTGTAAAATAG
- a CDS encoding serine hydrolase — protein sequence MVKNPDFKSGMYLKSLHILALLALLCTVVVARPIPASFVVDINTGRVYHAQNADSYVHPASLTKMMTLYMLFEALDKGEIRMDSSIRFSRNAARKPRSNLGVRAGQTLTVKQALTAMVVKSCNDVACAVAERLAGNEERFARIMTRKARSLGMTRTQFKNASGLHHRYQQTTARDMSKLAGALMKNFPRYFEYFKVRTFRHHGRNYGTTNKLLGNVQGVDGIKTGYIAAAGFNLTTSAKYKGRRLVAVVMGGSTGRARDMKMRSLLQRTFRRVDQESQGTLSFIRADGRQAHIEQAFPRLKPTTKLQLALKPVSRKPPVPIRLAKKRIKSASNWQVRMGSLANKSQSLQLAKKMRVALTKALGFQPKVHVGRKTKGKSQPQLFALTEHQARSACRALHSRNVPCVAQSG from the coding sequence ATGGTTAAAAATCCGGATTTTAAGAGTGGAATGTATCTAAAGTCTTTACATATCTTGGCGTTGTTGGCGCTGTTGTGTACCGTTGTGGTGGCTCGTCCTATTCCTGCATCCTTTGTTGTTGATATTAATACCGGTCGTGTGTATCACGCACAAAACGCTGATTCCTATGTTCACCCTGCATCACTCACAAAAATGATGACGCTATATATGCTTTTTGAGGCTTTAGATAAGGGGGAAATAAGGATGGATTCATCCATCCGCTTTTCGCGCAATGCGGCGCGTAAGCCACGCTCTAATCTAGGGGTGCGTGCGGGGCAAACGCTGACAGTTAAGCAGGCATTAACCGCAATGGTGGTCAAATCTTGCAATGATGTAGCATGTGCAGTGGCCGAGCGCCTTGCGGGAAATGAAGAACGCTTTGCCCGCATCATGACGCGTAAAGCACGCTCGTTGGGAATGACGCGCACCCAATTCAAAAATGCATCGGGCCTTCATCATCGTTATCAGCAAACAACAGCGCGTGATATGTCAAAACTTGCCGGTGCATTGATGAAAAATTTTCCACGCTATTTTGAGTACTTTAAAGTCAGAACTTTTAGGCATCACGGGCGTAACTATGGAACAACGAATAAACTTTTGGGAAATGTACAGGGCGTTGATGGTATCAAAACAGGATATATTGCAGCTGCAGGCTTCAACCTTACGACGTCGGCTAAGTATAAGGGGCGGCGTTTAGTCGCTGTTGTTATGGGGGGGTCAACGGGCCGTGCCCGTGATATGAAAATGCGTAGTTTGCTTCAGCGTACATTTAGGCGTGTGGATCAGGAATCACAAGGAACTCTCAGCTTTATTCGTGCGGATGGTCGACAGGCTCATATTGAGCAAGCTTTTCCTCGTCTAAAGCCAACGACAAAACTTCAATTGGCTCTAAAGCCAGTGTCCCGAAAACCCCCTGTTCCTATACGGTTGGCAAAGAAAAGAATAAAATCTGCATCCAATTGGCAAGTGCGCATGGGATCTTTAGCCAATAAATCTCAATCTCTCCAGTTGGCCAAAAAGATGCGTGTGGCTCTTACGAAAGCACTTGGTTTTCAACCAAAAGTGCATGTTGGACGAAAAACAAAGGGCAAATCTCAACCACAACTTTTTGCGTTAACAGAACATCAGGCACGATCAGCCTGTCGCGCCCTTCATAGCCGCAACGTACCTTGTGTCGCCCAAAGTGGCTGA
- the rpsF gene encoding 30S ribosomal protein S6, with product MNLYESVFIARQDLSSKQVEELVEKFSKIVADFKGNVLKTEFSGLRPLAYPIQKNRKGHYVIMYIQAPGTFVTELERTMKLREEILRFITLELESVPEGSSPLLKQARLSSEGDNNHGSPRTGDDRTHHHSRSSHESRQTAQEG from the coding sequence ATGAATCTTTATGAAAGCGTGTTTATCGCGCGCCAAGACCTTTCTTCCAAACAAGTCGAAGAGCTTGTTGAGAAATTCTCAAAAATTGTTGCCGATTTTAAAGGCAATGTGTTAAAAACTGAATTTAGTGGTTTACGGCCTTTGGCATATCCTATCCAAAAAAACCGTAAAGGCCACTATGTCATTATGTACATTCAGGCACCGGGTACGTTTGTTACGGAACTTGAACGCACAATGAAACTGCGTGAAGAAATTTTGCGCTTTATCACACTTGAGCTTGAAAGTGTTCCGGAAGGATCATCCCCCCTTCTCAAGCAAGCTCGTTTGTCTTCTGAAGGTGACAACAACCATGGTTCCCCCCGCACAGGAGATGATCGCACCCATCACCACTCACGCAGCTCCCATGAGTCGCGCCAAACTGCACAGGAAGGATAA